The DNA region CTCTCCCCCGTCGGGGACCCCGAGGCGCTCGCCGGGCGCCTCGTGCGGCTCGCCTCGGACGGCCCCCTCGCCTCGAAGGTGGCGGAGGGGGGAAGGCGCCTCGTCGAGGCCGAGTACACGGTCGAGAGGATGGTGGAGAAGACGATCGAGGCTTACGCCGCGATTCCTACTCGCGATTGAGCCGCTGCTTCTCCCAGAGCCGTGCGTACTTCAGGAAGACCGACCAGGTGTCGAGCCCGGTGATCATGAGCCCCTCGACGCCGTCGAGGAAGCCCCCCTGCAGCAGGTAGCGCTTCGCGAACCGGAAGGGAGGGCGGAGGACCAGGTCGCCGACGTGCGCCCGGCGGCCGCGCCGGTACAGGTTGTCGGCGCCCCAGCGGGAGTAGCGCTCGACCTTCTCGAGGTACTCGCCGAATCCGTTGAAGGTGTCGTGCAGGAGGAATCCCCGGAGCTCCGCGACGCTTCCCGCGACCTCCACCTCGGCGTGCACGTCCCTGTCCTCGTAGCGGGCGCGCTCGCGATCGAACAGGCGCAGGACGCGATCCCTCCCCCACCCCCCGTGGCGGATCGGCTTTCCGTGGAAATGGTT from Acidobacteriota bacterium includes:
- a CDS encoding glycosyltransferase family 2 protein is translated as MSEKLSVLVPTFNEEKRIRACLESVRFADEIVVVDSFSRDRTVEIATPLATRVLQHEYVNSATQKNWALPQLAHRWALIVDADERVSEPLREEIRGLLASGPADAGYVVRRLNHFHGKPIRHGGWGRDRVLRLFDRERARYEDRDVHAEVEVAGSVAELRGFLLHDTFNGFGEYLEKVERYSRWGADNLYRRGRRAHVGDLVLRPPFRFAKRYLLQGGFLDGVEGLMITGLDTWSVFLKYARLWEKQRLNRE